In Pyxidicoccus xibeiensis, the genomic stretch GACGCGGGCCGGGGCGCCACCGGAGGTCGGTCAATGCTGCGCCTGCGAGGGGTGCTGGTGGTGGCGCAGACCGCGCTCGCACTGGTGCTGCTCGTGGGCGCGGCGCTGCTGATGAACAGCCTGGTGCGGCTCACGCACGTGGACCCGGGCTTCGCCTCCAGTGGCCTGCTGACGGTGAACCTGGACCTGCCCGTCTCCCGCTACCCGATGCGCTCGGCGCAGGTCTCGCAGTTCTATACGACGCTGGTGGAACGGCTGCGGGGGCTGCCTGGCGTCACCGCGGTGAGCACCGCCGAGCTCCTTCCGCTGAGCGGGTTGAACAATGGCACCAGCGTGGAGGTGGAAGGGGCACCGGCCTCTGCGGACAGCGCCTCGCGGCTGCGGTTCGTGGGCCAGGATTACTTCCGAACCCTGGGCATCCCGCGTGTCGCCGGGCGCGACTTCGTGGCGAGCGACGACCGGTCGGCGCCTGCCGTGGCGGTGGTGAACGAGGCATTCGTGCGCCGCTTCCTCGCGGGCCGAGAGCCCCTGGGCCAGCGCGTGAAGCTGGGCTGGGGCGGTGGCACACCGAAGGAAATCGTCGGCGTGGTGCGGGACGTGAAGCACGAGAGCCTGGGTACGGCGCCGGAACCCGAAGTCTATGTGCCCCACCTGCAGTTCCCGCTCAATGCGCTGACCGTCATCCTGCGCACGTCGCGAGACCCGCTGGCGCTCGTGCCCGACGTGCGCGCCGAGGTACGCGCGCTGGACGCGGGGGTGCCGCTCGCGGGGGTGCGGACGGTGGAGGCGTTCATCGACTCATCCCTCCTGCCCCAACGCTTCGTGACGCTCCTGCTGGGCGTGTTCGCGGGTGTCGCGCTGGTATTGACGCTGCTCGGGCTGTCCAGCGTGATGGCGTACACGGTGGCGCAGCGCACGCACGAGTTCGGTATCCGTACTGCGCTGGGGGCCCAGGCGTCGGACGTGCTGTGGCTCGTGCTCCGGCAGGGCGTGCGCCGCACCTGCGTGGGCGTGGGCCTTGGCGTGGTGGGCGCCCTCGTCCTCACCCGGCTGCTGGAGCAGTGGCTTTACGGCGTGACGCCCACGGATCCGTGGACCTTCGCCGCCGCCTCGCTCCTGCTCACCACAGCCGCGCTGTTCGCCTGCTACGTCCCGGCCCGCCGCGCCACGCGCGTCTCTCCGCTGGTGGCCCTGCGCTCCGAGTAGGGCGCGGGCACCGCCTCGTGGAGGCCATCAGACATACAACCCGTTGTTCAATGCGCGGTGACTCCGGCTCAGCGCGTAGGCAACGCGTGGAACGTCATGCCGGCCAGGTCCAGGCGCCGCGCGGCCTCCACGAATTGCTCGGTCCCCACAATCACCGTTGAGTAGTCACCCACCCGGAACAGGTCCAGTTCCGAGGGCAGGGACGCCGCATCCAGGATGGGTTCATCCGGCAGCCGGAAATACACCCAGCCACAGGTTTCGCAGGGTGGCGGCGCATCCGGCGGAATGCAGTCCCGGTGCAGTCGCCCGTGAGGTTCAATCTGGAGTTCCAGCAGCTCCGGCAGGTCCTTCGGACTGGCACGCAGTCATCGGCGACGGGACGCTGGCCGACGCCATCCTCGACCGGCTGGCCATCCCACAGGAGGCTGCGCCGTAATCTCACGAACTCACTGTCTCACTCGCGTTGACAGGTTCCGCTGCGTCGTCAGCCACAGTGTCATCCTTCCTCTTGGCCTTTGTGTGGCTCGGAGCACGCGGAGCCCATTGCCTGGAGAGTGCCCATGAGACTGCATCGCGCCGTTGTGTTGTTGCTCTTGCCCCTGCTGACCGGCTGCGCCACGGCCCGTGTGGTGCGATTGGAGACGGACCGGGGTGAGGCTCTCACCTTCACCCCTCGCACCGACGAAGCCGGGCCCGTTGAGTTGGAAGAGGACGAATTCAAAGAGGCCCTGTCCGAGCATGCACGAGCCCGGCGGCCTCCGGCGCACCCGCAAGAGGCCGCCCGGCTGCTGTTCGAGATGGACTCGCGTGGGGGAACGTACCTCTTCGATGCGCGCACCCGCCGGGTCACGCCGCTTGGGCCGGGCGAGCACGTGGAGGGGGAGCCCTCCGAAGTGGACTTGGAACTGACGCGCGCTTACCTGCGCTGGTGCGAGCGTACCGGGAGGAGGGGAGATTGCCTGCACTTGCTGGCAGAGGGTCCCACGGTGAACGGGGATGGTCGTTACGCGCTAGCCATGGCGCTCGCCCAAGACGCGGTGAACGAAGAGATGTTGGACGCGTTCAAGGAAATGGCCGACCCACATGCCATGCTGGCGGCGGCGTTGTGGACGGGCACGCTGTATCTAATCTTATGGACGGTGCCCGAGCCGGTGAGCAAGGGCTTGGCTGCTGTCATGACAGCTACCTTGGTTGTCTACCTGGGCGTGGACACGTTCTGGGGCCTGATAGCGGGCTTCCGGCGGCTGGTGGAAGAGGCGGATCGGGCCCGCACCTTTGACGAACTCCGCGACGCTGGTGAGCAGTACGGGAAGGTGATGGGGAGGAACGCGGCGCGCGCATTCGCCCTGTTCGCCACGGTGGCCATCGGGAACACGGCGGCAGGGTTCGCGGGCAAGGTGCCGACGCTGCCCGGCTCGGCGCAAGCATCCATGCAGGCTGGTTCCCGCGCGGGCATCGTGCTGTCCGCCGTGGGCGAAGTGCAGGCTGTGACGGTGACGGGTGAAGCGGTCACCATGGCGCTCGCCTCGGGCGCGGTCTCCACGACGGCGCGGGGTATGGACGGAGCGGCGGTCGGCCCGGTGGACGCGAAGGGCCACGATCACCACATCGCGACGGACAAGTGGTGGGACTCCGATAAGAATGGTGGCCCATGGTCGCCCCTATTCCAAAAGGTTTTCGACAAGGCGGGCATGTCGTTGAACGATCCGGCCAACATCATCAACGTCAAGGGCCATAAGGGGCCGCATCCGCAGGAGTACCATCAACGAATCCTCAACCGTCTGACCGAAGCAACAGAGGATTGCCGCAGCATGCGGCAATGCCGCGAGGCGCTAACATCGGAAC encodes the following:
- a CDS encoding AHH domain-containing protein, encoding MRLHRAVVLLLLPLLTGCATARVVRLETDRGEALTFTPRTDEAGPVELEEDEFKEALSEHARARRPPAHPQEAARLLFEMDSRGGTYLFDARTRRVTPLGPGEHVEGEPSEVDLELTRAYLRWCERTGRRGDCLHLLAEGPTVNGDGRYALAMALAQDAVNEEMLDAFKEMADPHAMLAAALWTGTLYLILWTVPEPVSKGLAAVMTATLVVYLGVDTFWGLIAGFRRLVEEADRARTFDELRDAGEQYGKVMGRNAARAFALFATVAIGNTAAGFAGKVPTLPGSAQASMQAGSRAGIVLSAVGEVQAVTVTGEAVTMALASGAVSTTARGMDGAAVGPVDAKGHDHHIATDKWWDSDKNGGPWSPLFQKVFDKAGMSLNDPANIINVKGHKGPHPQEYHQRILNRLTEATEDCRSMRQCREALTSELKRLARQISTPGTELNKLVTRS